A genomic segment from Holophagales bacterium encodes:
- the ndhC gene encoding NADH-quinone oxidoreductase subunit A — MRVHGGPEAVESYIPILFFAAIAAVFPVAILLVMALFRQQAPNATKLSPYECGVVSSTDAHDHRFSVRYYLIAVLFVVFDVETVFLFPWAVMYDKLLLFGLIEMAIFLYILVLGYVYVWKRGALSWA, encoded by the coding sequence ATGCGCGTCCACGGGGGGCCCGAGGCTGTGGAAAGCTATATCCCGATCCTCTTCTTCGCTGCGATCGCGGCCGTGTTTCCCGTCGCGATACTCCTCGTCATGGCGCTCTTCCGGCAGCAGGCGCCGAACGCGACGAAGCTCTCGCCCTACGAGTGCGGGGTGGTGTCTTCGACCGACGCCCACGACCACCGCTTCTCGGTCCGCTACTACCTGATCGCGGTCCTCTTCGTCGTCTTCGACGTCGAGACGGTCTTCCTGTTTCCCTGGGCGGTCATGTACGACAAGCTCCTCCTCTTCGGCCTGATCGAGATGGCGATATTTCTCTACATCCTCGTCCTCGGATACGTCTACGTCTGGAAGAGGGGGGCGCTCTCGTGGGCCTGA
- a CDS encoding SAM-dependent methyltransferase, with translation MGRASLSERLRDRIGCEGPLRFDAFQESALYDPDGGYYERAGRVGRAGDFVTGASWHPAFARCLVRIVARLADEIAPPVDVVDFGAGEGELLSFFSGALPQALGVRLAGVEASTVRRAAAEARLPGARLVASVGDLPAGSEGLFVAYELFDALPVRALRVSEDGSLCERRVANGADGGFEWFDAPCPDSPELLAQLARRGALLEPGQLLEVRPGAAALAREIGARLARGMLLVFDYGAPTRALYGPARANGTLEAFVGHCVTRDVLADPGSRDITAWVDFSELEEALRDAGLTVHGLVSQSRLLLASGIASELLLPPGAADSPERAAERNAVAKLVMPGGMGESIRVLVAERKTGLGKSLISNPLV, from the coding sequence GTGGGCCGAGCTTCCCTGTCCGAACGCCTTCGAGACCGGATCGGGTGCGAAGGCCCTCTGCGGTTCGACGCATTCCAGGAGTCTGCCCTCTACGACCCGGACGGGGGCTACTACGAGCGAGCGGGACGCGTGGGCAGGGCGGGAGACTTCGTGACGGGTGCCTCGTGGCACCCGGCGTTCGCCCGCTGCCTCGTCCGGATCGTCGCCCGCCTGGCGGACGAGATCGCCCCGCCCGTCGACGTCGTCGATTTCGGCGCGGGAGAGGGGGAGCTCCTGTCGTTCTTTTCCGGCGCCCTGCCGCAAGCCCTCGGAGTTCGGCTTGCCGGGGTCGAGGCCTCGACCGTGCGCCGGGCGGCCGCGGAGGCGCGTCTCCCCGGGGCCCGCCTCGTCGCTTCCGTGGGCGACCTTCCAGCCGGTTCGGAAGGCCTCTTCGTGGCGTACGAGCTGTTCGATGCCCTTCCGGTTCGCGCCCTGCGCGTCTCGGAAGACGGTTCTCTCTGCGAGAGAAGGGTCGCGAACGGCGCGGACGGCGGCTTCGAATGGTTCGATGCCCCCTGCCCCGACAGTCCGGAGCTCCTCGCCCAGCTCGCCCGCCGCGGCGCCCTTCTCGAGCCGGGGCAGCTCCTGGAAGTCCGACCCGGTGCCGCCGCTCTCGCGAGGGAGATCGGCGCCCGGCTCGCGAGGGGGATGCTCCTCGTCTTCGATTACGGCGCGCCGACCCGCGCCCTCTACGGCCCGGCCCGCGCAAACGGGACGCTCGAGGCGTTCGTGGGGCATTGCGTGACGCGGGACGTCCTCGCCGACCCCGGGAGCCGCGACATCACGGCCTGGGTCGACTTCAGCGAGCTCGAAGAGGCGCTTCGAGACGCGGGGCTGACCGTCCACGGCCTCGTGTCCCAGTCGCGGCTTCTCCTCGCTAGCGGGATCGCCAGCGAGCTGCTACTCCCTCCCGGCGCAGCCGACTCACCGGAACGGGCGGCCGAGCGCAACGCGGTGGCGAAGCTCGTGATGCCGGGAGGCATGGGAGAGTCGATCCGCGTTCTCGTGGCCGAGCGAAAAACGGGACTGGGGAAGTCCTTGATCTCCAATCCCTTGGTTTGA